In a genomic window of Nocardia fluminea:
- a CDS encoding glycoside hydrolase family 13 protein, which produces MTQTPASPVPGEASTAPWWKTAVFYQVYPRSFADSDGDGVGDLGGVREKMGYLELLGVDALWICPVMRSPQADGGYDVSDPRDIDPLFGGLAALDELIAEAHDREIKVTMDLVPNHTSIEHAWFAEALEAAPGSPERARYIFRDGRGENGDEPPNNWPSIFGGPAWTRITEPDGTPGQWYLHIFAPEQPDLNWDNPEVADDFEKTLRFWLDRGVDGFRLDVAHGMAKPEGLPDMDRVETKMLVHDDDDPRFNNPGVHAIHRRIRTVLDDYPHAVSIGEVWVDDNVRFGEYVRPDELHLAFNFRLAETPFTAQGVHDAITHSLEAVADAGAPPTWTLSNHDIEREVTRYGGGKTGVARSRAMMMVELALPGAVFIYNGAELALPNVDDLPEDVLQDPVWERTGHRERGRDGCRVPMPWEGATTPFGFTEGAPWLPIPADWADRTVEAQLETLHSTLSLYRLAIDLRATRPEFAGQRIEWYGSPDGCLAFRRPGGLTCVLNASDGPIQLPPGEVLLSSAPVADDRLPPNAAAWLV; this is translated from the coding sequence GTGACACAGACACCTGCCTCGCCGGTGCCGGGGGAAGCAAGCACCGCTCCGTGGTGGAAAACCGCCGTGTTCTATCAGGTCTATCCGCGTTCGTTCGCCGACTCCGATGGTGACGGTGTCGGTGACCTGGGCGGTGTCCGCGAGAAGATGGGATACCTGGAGCTATTGGGCGTCGACGCGCTGTGGATCTGTCCGGTGATGCGGTCACCACAGGCCGACGGTGGCTACGACGTGTCCGACCCGCGCGATATCGACCCGCTCTTCGGCGGGCTGGCGGCGCTGGACGAGTTGATCGCGGAGGCGCACGACCGCGAGATCAAAGTGACGATGGATCTGGTGCCCAACCACACCAGCATCGAACACGCGTGGTTCGCCGAGGCGCTGGAGGCCGCTCCGGGCAGCCCGGAACGCGCGCGCTACATCTTCCGCGACGGCCGCGGCGAGAACGGGGACGAGCCACCCAACAACTGGCCGAGCATCTTCGGCGGCCCCGCCTGGACCAGGATCACCGAGCCCGACGGCACTCCGGGGCAGTGGTATCTGCACATCTTCGCGCCCGAGCAACCCGATCTGAACTGGGACAACCCCGAGGTCGCCGACGATTTCGAAAAGACCCTGCGCTTCTGGCTCGACCGCGGTGTCGACGGTTTCCGCCTCGATGTCGCACACGGGATGGCCAAGCCGGAAGGCCTGCCCGACATGGACCGGGTCGAGACCAAGATGCTCGTCCACGACGACGACGATCCCCGCTTCAACAACCCGGGCGTGCACGCCATCCACCGTCGCATCCGCACGGTGCTCGACGACTATCCGCACGCGGTGTCGATCGGCGAGGTGTGGGTCGACGACAACGTCCGTTTCGGCGAATACGTCCGCCCCGACGAGCTGCACCTGGCGTTCAACTTCCGCCTCGCCGAGACCCCCTTCACCGCGCAGGGTGTCCACGACGCGATCACGCACTCCCTCGAGGCGGTCGCCGACGCGGGCGCACCACCCACCTGGACGCTGTCCAATCACGACATCGAACGGGAGGTGACCCGATACGGCGGCGGCAAGACCGGGGTCGCGCGATCGAGGGCGATGATGATGGTCGAACTCGCCCTGCCCGGCGCGGTGTTCATCTACAACGGCGCCGAACTGGCCCTGCCCAATGTCGACGACCTGCCCGAGGACGTCCTCCAGGACCCCGTGTGGGAGCGCACGGGTCACCGGGAACGCGGTCGCGACGGCTGCCGGGTTCCGATGCCGTGGGAGGGCGCGACCACGCCGTTCGGTTTCACCGAGGGCGCGCCGTGGCTGCCGATCCCGGCCGACTGGGCCGACCGCACCGTCGAAGCACAGCTGGAGACTCTGCACTCGACGCTGTCGCTGTACCGGCTCGCGATCGACCTGCGCGCCACCCGGCCGGAGTTCGCCGGTCAGCGGATCGAGTGGTACGGCAGTCCCGACGGCTGCCTCGCCTTCCGCCGCCCGGGCGGGCTGACCTGCGTGCTCAACGCCTCGGACGGACCGATCCAGCTGCC
- a CDS encoding globin: MERVTSGEQTTTSFYEAVGGAETFRRLVSVFYREVAADEILRPLYPEEDLGPAERRFRMFLEQYWGGPRTYSDERGHPRLRMRHNPFVIGPLERDAWMRCMRIAVGEIEPSILDDEHRKALLDYFQMAAASLQNAP, encoded by the coding sequence ATGGAGCGCGTGACTTCCGGTGAGCAGACAACGACCTCCTTCTACGAAGCCGTGGGCGGCGCGGAGACGTTTCGCCGTCTGGTGTCGGTGTTCTATCGCGAGGTCGCGGCCGACGAGATCCTGCGTCCGCTGTATCCCGAGGAGGACCTCGGCCCGGCCGAACGCCGGTTCCGGATGTTCCTCGAACAGTACTGGGGCGGGCCGCGCACCTACTCCGACGAGCGCGGGCACCCACGCCTGCGCATGCGGCACAACCCGTTCGTCATCGGGCCGCTCGAGCGCGACGCCTGGATGCGATGCATGCGGATCGCGGTCGGCGAGATCGAACCGTCGATCCTCGACGACGAGCACCGCAAAGCGCTGCTGGACTACTTCCAGATGGCAGCGGCGTCCCTGCAAAACGCTCCGTAG
- a CDS encoding HNH endonuclease: MKQRPSARSHEARTHRQLQPADVHNRGSGAVPLHILSDHHPGAHGLHDLPHLPAPLHLAGDHDAAAWRKRRVLLLNATYEPLTALSARRAVVLLICAKADAVHDDPEGPVLHSAGSEVAIPSVIRLRTYVRVPYRARVPMTRAALMHRDHYRCGYCGGKAETIDHVIPRSRGGEHSWENCVASCAPCNHRKADKMLADLGWHLRHPLVSPKGPHWRLLSTTADLDPIWLQYLGEGAA; this comes from the coding sequence ATGAAGCAGCGACCGAGCGCCCGTTCACACGAGGCGCGCACGCACCGACAACTCCAGCCCGCCGACGTCCACAATCGTGGCTCGGGGGCTGTTCCGCTGCATATCTTGTCCGATCACCATCCGGGCGCACACGGTCTTCACGACCTGCCGCATCTCCCCGCGCCGTTGCATCTCGCCGGAGACCACGACGCCGCCGCATGGCGCAAACGCCGGGTCCTCCTCCTCAACGCCACCTACGAGCCGCTCACCGCGTTGTCCGCGCGGCGCGCTGTGGTGCTGCTGATCTGCGCCAAAGCAGACGCCGTCCACGACGATCCCGAAGGACCGGTCCTGCATTCCGCGGGCTCCGAAGTAGCGATTCCCTCCGTCATCCGCCTGCGCACCTATGTGCGCGTGCCCTACCGCGCCCGCGTGCCGATGACCCGCGCCGCGCTCATGCATCGCGATCACTACCGATGCGGGTACTGCGGCGGCAAGGCCGAGACCATCGACCACGTGATCCCCCGCAGTCGCGGCGGCGAGCACTCGTGGGAGAACTGCGTCGCCAGCTGCGCCCCCTGCAATCACCGCAAGGCCGACAAGATGCTGGCCGACCTGGGCTGGCACCTGCGCCACCCGCTGGTCTCCCCCAAGGGCCCGCACTGGCGGCTGCTGTCCACCACCGCCGATCTGGATCCGATCTGGTTGCAGTACCTCGGCGAAGGAGCCGCCTGA
- a CDS encoding helix-turn-helix domain-containing protein, translating into MDRQDPVVGPPQAVIAAALRRERARAGLSLTEVAHRAGVAKSTLSQLESGTGNPSLETLWALCVALEMPFSRLLDPPRANVQVIRADEGAPVPSADADYRVTLLAAGQSHTRCDVYRIAAEPGHTRRSDPHSPGVVEHVVLAAGRAMAGPADEPVEMRPGDYIRYLGDLPHIFEALEPGTWATMVIESA; encoded by the coding sequence ATGGACCGCCAGGACCCCGTCGTCGGACCGCCTCAGGCGGTGATCGCCGCGGCGTTGCGCCGTGAACGCGCTCGCGCCGGCCTGTCGCTGACCGAGGTCGCCCATCGGGCGGGTGTCGCGAAATCCACACTGTCGCAACTGGAATCGGGCACCGGCAATCCCAGCCTGGAGACCCTCTGGGCACTGTGCGTCGCCCTCGAAATGCCGTTCTCGCGGCTGCTCGACCCGCCGCGCGCCAATGTTCAGGTGATCCGCGCCGACGAGGGCGCGCCGGTCCCCTCGGCCGATGCCGACTATCGGGTGACATTGCTCGCAGCCGGTCAGTCACACACTCGCTGTGATGTGTATCGCATCGCGGCCGAACCCGGCCATACCCGTCGCTCGGATCCGCACAGCCCCGGCGTCGTCGAACATGTCGTCCTGGCGGCGGGCCGCGCCATGGCGGGGCCCGCGGACGAGCCCGTGGAGATGCGCCCCGGTGACTACATCCGCTACCTGGGCGATCTCCCCCACATCTTCGAAGCGCTCGAGCCGGGGACGTGGGCGACGATGGTCATCGAGAGCGCCTGA
- a CDS encoding AzlC family ABC transporter permease, with translation MRSIWRTLDRRTVAAVAAACFAVGLFGVSYGASTIAAGFPMWMPIVMAVTVLAGGSELLFFGIVAAGGSPLAAVVAGLLLNARHLPYGLSAPEVFGRGWKRVLGIHVLNDESVAFATAPGDQERKRAAYWACGIGVALCWPLGATLGAALGSLVPDTSALGLDAVFPVILLALILPALRDRATLRPVLVGAGLAVSVAPFVPAGLPVLIALGGLAFALRPPTPEQVAA, from the coding sequence ATGCGTTCGATCTGGCGAACACTTGACCGGCGAACCGTGGCTGCCGTAGCCGCGGCGTGCTTTGCCGTCGGCCTGTTCGGGGTGTCCTACGGCGCGTCGACGATCGCGGCCGGGTTCCCGATGTGGATGCCGATCGTCATGGCGGTCACGGTGCTGGCTGGCGGCTCGGAGCTGCTGTTCTTCGGGATCGTCGCGGCCGGCGGTAGTCCGCTGGCGGCGGTGGTGGCCGGACTGCTGCTCAACGCGCGCCACCTGCCGTACGGATTGTCGGCACCGGAGGTGTTCGGGCGCGGCTGGAAGCGGGTGCTCGGCATCCACGTCCTCAACGACGAGTCGGTGGCTTTCGCCACGGCCCCAGGCGACCAGGAACGCAAACGCGCGGCGTATTGGGCCTGCGGCATCGGCGTGGCACTGTGCTGGCCGTTGGGCGCGACCCTCGGCGCGGCGCTGGGTTCGCTCGTGCCCGACACCTCGGCGCTCGGTTTGGACGCGGTGTTCCCGGTGATCCTGCTGGCGCTGATCCTGCCCGCCCTGCGGGATCGGGCGACATTGCGCCCGGTGCTGGTCGGCGCCGGGTTGGCGGTGTCGGTCGCGCCGTTCGTTCCAGCGGGGCTCCCGGTGCTGATCGCGCTGGGCGGACTGGCCTTCGCCCTGCGCCCACCGACCCCCGAGCAGGTAGCGGCATGA
- a CDS encoding AzlD domain-containing protein has product MNAPYLLPAMLALAVGTYALRWTGPAMRHRLRLSPRAIHLLDTGALVLLAALVATATLPTGSGHLGIALPAGVGVGGVLAWRRAPLLVTVLAAATTTALLRLIGVH; this is encoded by the coding sequence ATGAACGCGCCGTATCTGCTGCCCGCCATGCTGGCGCTCGCCGTGGGGACCTATGCCCTGCGATGGACCGGCCCCGCGATGCGCCATCGGCTGCGGCTGTCCCCCAGGGCGATTCACCTTCTGGACACCGGCGCCCTCGTTCTGCTCGCGGCACTGGTAGCGACAGCCACGCTGCCGACCGGCTCCGGCCACCTCGGCATCGCCCTACCCGCCGGTGTCGGCGTGGGCGGAGTACTCGCCTGGCGGCGTGCCCCGCTACTCGTCACCGTGCTGGCAGCAGCCACGACAACCGCTCTACTGCGCCTCATCGGCGTGCACTGA